From one Flavobacterium kingsejongi genomic stretch:
- a CDS encoding putative quinol monooxygenase produces MSKLALLTKLEAIPGKEAAVEQFLRDTFQIIAEEEHAVHWFVLKIGAHTYGVFDTFEDEEHREAHISGRIWKLIMDRDTELFSRSPQVHTAEIVIGKST; encoded by the coding sequence ATGTCGAAACTGGCCCTGTTAACAAAATTAGAAGCGATTCCGGGTAAAGAAGCTGCAGTAGAACAATTCCTTCGGGATACCTTTCAGATTATCGCAGAAGAAGAGCATGCTGTGCATTGGTTTGTCCTGAAAATTGGAGCACATACTTATGGAGTCTTTGATACCTTTGAAGATGAAGAGCATCGGGAAGCACACATCTCCGGCAGGATATGGAAATTGATTATGGATCGGGATACCGAGCTTTTTTCGAGATCACCGCAGGTTCATACAGCAGAAATTGTCATTGGCAAAAGCACATAA
- a CDS encoding glutamine synthetase III, with protein sequence MSTLRFEALKVSSARKPVKFEELDKKSAIFGSNVFNDKSMRQYLTSDAYQGVKDAVQHGKKIDRKLADYIALGMKEWALSKGVTHYTHWFQPLTGTTAEKHDAFFETSYDGSDPVEKFGGGQLVQQEPDASSFPNGGIRNTFEARGYTAWDPTSPAFIFGTTLCIPTVFVSYTGEALDYKTPLLRALNAIDEAATSVCRYFDKNVKKVTATLGWEQEYFLIDSALANTRPDILMTGRTLLGHTSAKGQQLDDHYFGSIPTRALVYMRELEYECMLLGIPVKTRHNEVAPNQFELAPIFEETNLAVDHNSLLMDVMQKVAERHDFKVLFHEKPFKGVNGSGKHNNWSLATDTGVNLLSPSKTPMSNLQFLTFFINTIKAVNTYEALLRGAIASASNDHRLGANEAPPAIISVFIGEQLTKVLAELEGVSTGKLSPEEKTDLKLNVVGKIPDVLLDNTDRNRTSPFAFTGNKFEFRAVGSSANCANSMTTLNTIVAKQLKEFKVEVDNLIENKDMKKDDAIFNVLREYIKQSKNILFEGDGYSDAWEIEAGKRGLSNFKTTPKALQARVSEQAISLFSEMNVMNHVEVEARYEIELEEYTKRIQIEGRVLGDIARNHVIPTAIRYQNTLIENVRGLKEIFGAEYETIGKEQIVLIREISEHIAGINMKVEEMTEERKKANELGAQESAEAYCDAVRPYFDVIRNHCDKLELLVDDEIWTLTKYRELLFTK encoded by the coding sequence ATGTCAACATTACGTTTTGAAGCGTTGAAAGTTTCATCAGCAAGAAAACCTGTAAAATTTGAAGAGCTCGATAAAAAATCGGCCATCTTCGGTAGCAATGTATTTAATGATAAGTCCATGCGACAGTATCTGACTTCAGATGCCTACCAAGGTGTGAAAGATGCAGTACAACACGGAAAAAAGATTGACAGAAAATTAGCCGATTATATCGCTTTAGGAATGAAAGAATGGGCACTGTCTAAAGGTGTGACTCATTATACCCACTGGTTCCAGCCTTTGACCGGAACTACAGCAGAAAAGCATGATGCTTTCTTTGAAACTTCTTATGACGGATCTGATCCGGTAGAGAAATTTGGTGGTGGGCAATTGGTACAACAAGAGCCGGATGCTTCCAGTTTTCCAAACGGAGGAATCCGTAATACGTTTGAAGCCCGTGGTTATACTGCCTGGGATCCAACCTCTCCAGCTTTTATATTCGGTACTACTTTATGTATTCCAACAGTTTTTGTATCCTATACAGGAGAAGCTCTGGATTACAAGACACCATTATTAAGAGCTTTAAATGCTATTGATGAAGCTGCAACTTCGGTATGCCGCTATTTTGATAAAAATGTAAAAAAGGTAACCGCTACTTTAGGATGGGAACAGGAATATTTCCTGATTGATTCCGCTTTGGCGAATACACGACCTGATATCCTGATGACCGGAAGAACCTTATTAGGGCATACTTCTGCGAAAGGGCAACAATTGGACGATCACTATTTCGGATCGATCCCAACCCGTGCCTTGGTATACATGCGCGAATTGGAATATGAGTGTATGTTATTGGGAATCCCGGTAAAAACACGTCACAATGAAGTAGCTCCGAATCAATTTGAGCTGGCTCCAATTTTTGAAGAGACCAACCTTGCGGTAGACCATAACTCTTTATTGATGGATGTAATGCAGAAAGTAGCAGAGCGCCATGACTTTAAAGTATTGTTCCATGAAAAACCATTCAAAGGTGTAAACGGATCAGGGAAACACAACAACTGGTCACTGGCAACAGATACCGGAGTGAACTTATTGAGTCCGAGCAAAACACCAATGAGTAACTTACAGTTCTTAACGTTCTTTATCAATACGATAAAAGCAGTAAATACGTATGAGGCTTTATTAAGAGGCGCTATTGCTTCTGCAAGCAATGACCACCGATTAGGGGCTAATGAAGCACCACCAGCTATTATTTCGGTATTCATCGGAGAGCAATTGACGAAAGTATTGGCTGAACTGGAAGGAGTATCTACCGGTAAATTATCACCAGAAGAAAAAACCGACCTGAAATTGAATGTAGTGGGTAAAATTCCAGATGTACTATTGGACAATACCGATAGAAACAGGACTTCTCCATTTGCATTTACAGGGAATAAATTTGAATTCAGAGCTGTCGGTTCCAGTGCAAACTGTGCTAATTCTATGACAACCCTGAATACGATTGTGGCCAAACAACTGAAAGAATTTAAAGTTGAGGTGGACAACCTGATCGAGAATAAAGACATGAAAAAAGATGATGCGATCTTTAATGTTTTAAGAGAGTACATCAAACAATCGAAAAATATCCTTTTTGAAGGTGACGGTTATAGCGATGCCTGGGAAATTGAAGCAGGAAAAAGAGGACTGAGCAACTTTAAAACAACTCCAAAAGCTTTACAGGCCAGAGTTTCAGAACAAGCGATCAGCCTTTTCAGCGAAATGAATGTAATGAACCATGTAGAAGTGGAAGCACGTTACGAAATCGAATTGGAAGAATATACAAAAAGAATCCAGATCGAAGGGCGTGTATTAGGTGATATCGCAAGAAACCACGTAATTCCAACGGCTATTCGCTACCAAAATACACTGATTGAAAATGTACGCGGCCTAAAAGAGATTTTCGGTGCAGAATATGAAACTATCGGAAAAGAGCAAATCGTTTTGATCCGTGAAATTTCTGAGCATATTGCTGGAATCAACATGAAAGTGGAAGAGATGACTGAAGAACGTAAAAAAGCAAATGAGCTTGGTGCCCAGGAATCTGCGGAAGCCTATTGTGATGCTGTACGACCTTATTTTGATGTGATCAGAAACCACTGTGATAAATTGGAGTTATTGGTTGATGATGAAATCTGGACCTTGACGAAATACAGGGAATTATTGTTTACAAAATAA
- a CDS encoding T9SS C-terminal target domain-containing protein, with protein sequence MNTIKTGILFLLLFGWIVPSRAQNSGCTDPLSLNYNPQAVTNDGSCSYAKATVKPHFSVGIDAKVLETSGLMMWDGNLWAMNDDTDTNLYRLDTLTGNVVKSYPLPGVTNTDWEELGQDSTYLYVADTGNNGSGSRTDLHFLRINKTSFLAGTPVIDTIHFRYADQTTITPLAPNSTDFDMEAFVVGQDSLYLFSKQWQSQKTRLYAIPKLPGDYVALPKADLDVQGLVTGAAFLEQEKLVVLCGYSRTLQPFVYLLYDYKGQDFFSGNKRKLYLNFGRHQIEGITTLNGLDYYLTNERFMRRPLINSPEQLHKLDLRQYLGDYLKRP encoded by the coding sequence ATGAATACAATAAAAACCGGCATTTTGTTCCTGTTGCTTTTTGGTTGGATAGTTCCGTCCAGGGCACAAAACTCCGGATGTACCGATCCGCTATCGCTGAATTATAATCCACAAGCCGTCACCAATGACGGGAGTTGCAGCTATGCCAAGGCGACTGTAAAACCTCATTTTTCGGTAGGGATTGATGCCAAAGTATTAGAAACCTCCGGGCTTATGATGTGGGACGGGAATTTGTGGGCCATGAATGATGATACCGATACCAACCTTTATCGGCTCGACACGCTAACCGGAAACGTTGTAAAGAGCTATCCGTTGCCGGGAGTGACGAATACCGATTGGGAAGAATTGGGGCAGGACAGCACCTATCTGTATGTAGCGGATACCGGGAATAATGGCAGTGGCAGCCGTACCGATTTGCATTTTCTACGAATCAACAAAACTTCATTTTTGGCAGGAACACCGGTAATCGATACGATTCATTTTCGTTATGCGGACCAAACCACAATTACACCACTGGCACCCAACAGCACCGATTTTGATATGGAAGCTTTTGTGGTAGGACAGGATAGCCTGTACCTGTTCTCTAAGCAGTGGCAATCCCAAAAGACCCGGCTGTACGCCATCCCGAAATTACCGGGGGATTATGTTGCACTTCCTAAGGCTGATTTGGACGTACAGGGCCTGGTGACAGGAGCGGCTTTTCTGGAGCAGGAAAAATTGGTAGTACTCTGTGGGTACAGTCGTACGCTACAGCCTTTTGTGTATTTATTATACGATTATAAAGGGCAGGATTTTTTTTCCGGGAACAAGCGGAAGCTCTACCTGAATTTTGGGCGGCATCAAATTGAAGGGATCACGACACTAAATGGGCTCGATTATTATCTAACGAATGAGCGCTTTATGAGGCGGCCTTTAATCAATAGCCCCGAACAGCTGCACAAACTGGATTTACGGCAGTATTTGGGCGATTATCTCAAACGCCCCTGA
- a CDS encoding OmpA family protein translates to MKIKITFFLLVFCVATTMAQSEFPVYFDSNKSEVKKSELPKLESWIASHGTVKIVAINGFCDEDGTVGFNDTLARKRVNAVLALIKDKVKIRSDFKTRSYGERHKHSAIKSENRKVVIYYIEAKDLSRENEILGIQEEKPVAKVKKAPVYSDKVTVRNPNGSETVIPLDVAFMKKISDAETGTKIALQDLNFQINTFAIVQESRPKLYELLMVMQQNPDLRIDIQGHLCCMPNDRIDLSTKRAKAISGFLQANGIDKSRITYQGFGSTKAIYPLPEKNEEERAANRRVEIEILSK, encoded by the coding sequence ATGAAAATTAAAATTACATTTTTTCTGTTGGTGTTTTGCGTTGCCACTACGATGGCACAGTCGGAATTTCCAGTCTATTTTGACAGCAATAAATCGGAAGTAAAAAAGTCGGAATTGCCAAAACTGGAAAGCTGGATTGCCTCCCATGGTACGGTGAAAATTGTAGCAATAAATGGTTTTTGTGATGAGGATGGAACCGTAGGATTTAACGATACACTGGCCCGCAAAAGGGTGAATGCTGTACTGGCACTGATTAAGGATAAAGTAAAGATACGGTCTGATTTTAAAACCCGCAGTTATGGGGAACGCCACAAGCATTCGGCCATAAAATCCGAAAATCGAAAAGTGGTAATTTATTATATTGAAGCCAAAGACCTGTCGCGTGAAAATGAAATCCTTGGGATTCAGGAAGAAAAGCCTGTGGCAAAAGTGAAAAAAGCTCCGGTATACTCGGATAAGGTAACGGTGCGCAATCCCAACGGATCGGAAACTGTCATTCCACTGGATGTGGCTTTTATGAAAAAAATATCCGATGCCGAAACAGGTACCAAAATAGCCTTACAGGATTTGAATTTCCAGATTAATACCTTTGCTATTGTCCAGGAGTCGCGACCCAAACTGTACGAACTCCTGATGGTCATGCAACAGAATCCGGATCTTAGGATTGATATCCAGGGCCATTTGTGCTGTATGCCTAATGACCGCATTGACCTGTCTACCAAAAGAGCCAAAGCCATTTCCGGATTTCTCCAGGCCAACGGGATTGACAAAAGCAGGATTACCTATCAGGGATTTGGAAGTACCAAAGCCATCTATCCGTTACCGGAGAAAAATGAGGAAGAACGCGCAGCAAACCGCCGTGTTGAAATTGAAATCCTTTCCAAATAA
- a CDS encoding DUF1543 domain-containing protein — translation MYENLKLYMVILGCKPLGRFTEQHDVFFGIAENLKDLLPDMNAFWPEAEGRFHIDAWREVTTVDSYNISIAAADPAKNSKEKLFFLNLGGYKPGEFEEYHYKVLTVTANLTKAIKKATATAFYKHYNFKGAFSHIDDQYGVDVDDAYAVEEILPKHYTLHYRLELTPVLMQPADILHIGYLEPKKM, via the coding sequence ATGTATGAAAATCTAAAACTTTACATGGTAATTCTGGGATGTAAACCACTGGGGCGGTTTACGGAACAACATGATGTTTTTTTCGGAATTGCCGAAAACTTAAAAGATCTCCTTCCGGACATGAATGCTTTTTGGCCCGAAGCAGAAGGCCGTTTCCACATTGATGCCTGGCGGGAAGTCACAACTGTGGATAGCTACAACATTAGTATTGCAGCTGCAGATCCTGCTAAAAATAGCAAAGAAAAATTATTCTTCCTAAATTTAGGAGGATACAAACCTGGCGAATTTGAAGAATACCATTATAAAGTACTTACAGTAACGGCCAATCTCACTAAGGCCATTAAAAAAGCCACAGCCACAGCTTTTTACAAACACTATAATTTTAAAGGAGCATTTTCCCATATCGATGACCAATATGGTGTGGATGTAGATGATGCTTATGCCGTAGAAGAGATATTGCCGAAGCATTACACGTTACACTATCGCCTGGAGCTCACCCCGGTACTCATGCAGCCCGCGGATATCCTGCATATCGGCTATCTGGAGCCTAAAAAAATGTAA
- a CDS encoding bestrophin family protein, translating into MITKRKTNWFRMLFEWKGSVLPQLLPRLSLLFLFSLLIVYFREFLLHHHIHLNPAIFTLFGIALAIFLGFRNSVSYDRFWEGRKLWGALLNDTRSLARQALTLLESTNYKQQQSEFIRMLMAFVYALKHQLRHTDATTDLERLLPPALCKEIATADFKPILIMKALGVWVQQAKRDGKIDSITQVAFDDNLNKLSDSVGGCERIASTPIPYTYSVLLHRTVYLYCFMLPFGFVESLGWITPFIIVFVAYTFTALEAIADELEDPFGTQPNDLALDTMSTMIESTLAELDGYRIERNVQPQSYYST; encoded by the coding sequence ATGATTACCAAAAGAAAAACCAACTGGTTCCGGATGCTTTTTGAATGGAAAGGCTCTGTGTTACCGCAGTTATTACCCCGTTTGTCCCTCTTATTCCTGTTTTCGCTACTGATCGTTTATTTTCGTGAGTTTTTGCTGCACCACCACATTCACCTGAATCCTGCCATCTTTACGTTATTTGGTATTGCACTGGCTATTTTCCTGGGATTCCGCAATAGTGTGAGCTATGATCGTTTTTGGGAAGGCCGCAAACTTTGGGGTGCCCTCCTCAATGATACCCGTTCCCTCGCACGACAGGCATTGACACTATTAGAAAGTACGAATTACAAACAGCAGCAATCGGAATTTATCAGGATGCTGATGGCTTTTGTATATGCTCTGAAACACCAGTTGCGGCACACCGATGCTACAACTGATCTGGAACGGCTGCTTCCGCCAGCCTTGTGCAAAGAAATTGCTACTGCAGATTTTAAACCCATACTCATTATGAAAGCACTGGGCGTTTGGGTACAGCAGGCAAAGCGCGATGGCAAAATCGATTCGATTACCCAGGTTGCTTTTGACGATAACCTCAACAAATTATCGGATAGCGTTGGGGGCTGCGAAAGGATAGCTAGTACACCCATTCCTTATACCTATAGTGTTTTACTGCACCGTACAGTCTACCTCTATTGTTTTATGCTTCCCTTTGGTTTTGTCGAAAGCTTAGGGTGGATCACACCTTTTATCATTGTGTTTGTGGCCTATACCTTTACCGCATTGGAAGCGATTGCCGATGAACTGGAAGATCCATTTGGCACCCAGCCCAATGATCTTGCGCTGGACACAATGAGCACGATGATCGAAAGCACACTGGCAGAACTTGACGGTTACCGTATCGAACGTAACGTACAGCCCCAAAGCTATTACAGTACCTGA
- a CDS encoding DUF4132 domain-containing protein — MSIESYLESRVIENPAKHFKKELTAITTAGFFNSLLHKQPLKKEVAQLGLALLAPAKDYYQSDITMGSKEASQFKELIQPKIWEDPDYYALLVYFAGPEKAAYILQAWNRLPFAMYQNGYSRRSFRAPENETFLLLNQVNFLRAVINAPKTGYYGTDNKYYQLTLEDEIRFDNDIYNNSREFMVWSAAIDSGNSNIYQLMEDIIFNKETTGKVSRGIIKALLNSNQQQCWELVEKLLLSAQRQEGLRQMILEALDETSIGALHYMIGVIIEHKLTRFSSVVRAIDTWAGLGWETEKETTVRTIIGLAHQYLSHPESIPEAVKSKNNNEVYMALWVQGVLDVAKTAPYLHELMDKGTLEKKCLALQFVRQTGDPYLEMPLYFKALAEDNLQLLAFALVGMKPLLAANVASKFYIDNPDYPHLFDTIYELAQKITDKEKVFPGKVFSWLTHKFEKEALYQCLIYLTGDHPERLELLLQHFDTYTINLRQSLTEQVLGKFYCYGFYALDHSKQNNKIPTDYQRKFAAQILKDRGEAMIASAINVFSRVAINEEELVVFQELLKRKNATLRKSLLQLLLNVTDTTISPAIGNMLHNGDVEQRAAALELMVELQQQKRIPEQISLWTTDYKEKKKISEREEKYLELLAPAPDKIVLSVENGYGQYDPKVITPYALPKPENNSVYKLITHKNKYGFTKPLTEIQKNLEQLVAIFNQHQNYEYEVEYWDDSREKVLLGNSFQIIRRNTDKYTAEEQFQNYPLHELWDEWYIASGLQPIDLFLLTHTENCSRKLFRDFLDDYVFYYKDYIPNPSKKHYYDWNHPFLNILKALIYKYPFAAKNDFLIGAATHLYSNLPQKLIDFEQPQDNNNYYTQQESGNGWQSQGFFDVFLNGIELNTLTPTQVAEVWNLYRWRQFNGLPQNAPLNLPPLYLYCRAFENKIITKDELISGILHPKRIENLTNERKDARHYKDQLIKKFDFLSPILDTMREAFLDVELLRGDSSTPVTLLVQSFRKIYGSDRFTEILSGLGKGSLYKGYIYAYSTEELNKQQLFSTLLKRCYPRKDDTQEQFNDLVKKAKIAELRLVQAAIYAPQWQNFISSYLGWKGLDSAIWWMHAHTKSAGYQAVNAELESEVAKYSAVDLQDFNDGAVDKNWFESAYKQLGKAKWEMLYDSAKYVTDGNGHRRARLYADTLLGDLKIREVTAKVKDKRDQDYLRVYGLVPLSKANPEKDVLSRYEYIQQFKKESREFGSMKQASEGLAIRVALENLARNAGYPDPIRLTWAMETKQVQKILSKETQVTIEGILTGLIIDEEGKAELVTFKDDKQLKAIPAKIKKHPAILELTANRKVLREQFTRSRKGLEEAMVRGDEFLYVEIHNLFEHPVIAKHLEKLLFISTNGTIGFYEKGSLITADGEIILLSEDQTLRIVHCTDLYQAGVWSAFQSYAFDHQLKQPFKQIFRELYVPTPDELEAKSISRRYAGHQVHPKQTLALLKSRGWKVDYEEGLQKVFHKEGFQVKLYALADWFSPADVESPTLETIEFHSLKDYKNIPFESINPRLFSEVMRDIDLVVSVAHVGATDPEASHSSIAMRSVILRETARLFKLDNVTITGSHALIKGTLADYSVHLGSAIVHQVPGKYLSILPVHSQHRGRIFLPFADDDPKSAEVISKVLLLARDQEIQDPTVLRQIDRK; from the coding sequence ATGTCTATTGAATCCTATCTGGAAAGCCGGGTGATTGAAAACCCTGCGAAACATTTCAAGAAAGAACTGACTGCCATAACAACAGCCGGTTTTTTTAATTCCCTGCTCCATAAACAGCCGCTCAAAAAAGAAGTCGCCCAACTGGGACTGGCACTTTTGGCACCTGCAAAAGACTATTACCAGTCCGATATTACAATGGGCTCCAAGGAAGCCAGCCAATTCAAGGAACTTATCCAGCCTAAAATATGGGAAGATCCGGATTATTATGCTCTGCTAGTTTATTTTGCCGGTCCCGAAAAAGCCGCTTATATACTCCAGGCCTGGAATCGCCTCCCGTTCGCTATGTACCAGAATGGATACAGCCGACGCTCCTTCCGCGCGCCGGAAAATGAAACCTTCCTGTTGCTCAACCAAGTGAACTTCCTCCGGGCTGTGATTAACGCACCCAAAACCGGTTACTATGGTACTGATAATAAGTATTATCAACTAACACTCGAGGATGAAATCCGTTTTGATAACGATATATACAATAACAGCCGGGAGTTTATGGTGTGGAGTGCCGCGATTGATTCCGGGAATAGTAACATATACCAGCTGATGGAAGATATCATCTTTAATAAGGAAACTACCGGAAAAGTAAGCCGCGGAATTATTAAAGCATTACTCAACAGCAATCAACAACAGTGCTGGGAACTCGTTGAAAAACTATTACTGTCGGCACAACGCCAGGAAGGCTTACGGCAAATGATACTTGAAGCGCTGGACGAAACCAGTATTGGTGCATTACACTATATGATCGGTGTGATTATCGAACATAAACTGACCCGTTTTTCTTCGGTAGTAAGGGCGATCGATACGTGGGCGGGCCTCGGATGGGAAACCGAAAAGGAAACTACTGTCCGTACAATCATTGGATTGGCACACCAGTATTTAAGCCATCCCGAAAGCATCCCCGAAGCGGTAAAAAGTAAAAACAATAACGAAGTGTATATGGCACTTTGGGTACAGGGTGTCCTGGATGTAGCAAAAACTGCCCCTTACCTGCACGAACTTATGGACAAAGGCACTCTCGAAAAGAAATGCCTTGCCCTGCAATTTGTACGGCAGACCGGAGATCCCTACCTGGAAATGCCGTTGTATTTTAAAGCCCTGGCTGAAGATAACCTCCAGTTACTCGCATTTGCCCTGGTGGGAATGAAACCGCTATTGGCTGCCAATGTAGCTTCAAAATTCTATATCGACAATCCTGATTATCCTCATTTGTTTGATACGATCTACGAGCTGGCCCAGAAAATTACCGACAAAGAAAAAGTTTTCCCGGGGAAAGTATTTTCGTGGCTTACCCATAAGTTTGAAAAAGAGGCCCTGTACCAATGCCTGATTTACCTGACAGGTGACCATCCGGAACGCCTGGAATTGCTCTTACAGCATTTTGACACTTATACCATCAATCTTAGGCAATCCCTGACAGAACAGGTATTGGGTAAATTTTACTGCTATGGTTTTTATGCCCTTGACCATTCCAAACAGAACAACAAGATTCCCACGGACTACCAACGTAAATTTGCAGCACAGATCCTTAAAGACCGTGGTGAAGCAATGATAGCTTCGGCAATTAATGTTTTCTCGAGGGTTGCTATCAATGAAGAAGAGTTGGTAGTGTTCCAGGAACTGCTAAAACGCAAAAATGCAACACTGCGTAAAAGCCTGCTCCAGTTGCTCCTTAACGTAACTGATACGACAATATCCCCGGCCATAGGGAATATGCTCCACAATGGCGATGTTGAGCAACGCGCTGCGGCACTGGAGCTGATGGTAGAACTCCAGCAGCAAAAAAGAATCCCGGAACAAATCAGCCTTTGGACTACGGACTATAAGGAAAAGAAAAAAATCTCGGAACGGGAAGAAAAATACCTGGAACTCCTGGCACCAGCACCGGACAAGATCGTACTTTCTGTCGAAAATGGGTATGGGCAATACGACCCTAAAGTAATTACTCCCTATGCACTACCTAAGCCGGAAAACAATTCGGTTTATAAACTTATCACGCACAAAAACAAATATGGTTTTACAAAACCTCTGACCGAGATCCAGAAAAATCTGGAACAACTCGTGGCTATTTTTAACCAGCACCAGAATTATGAATATGAAGTCGAGTACTGGGATGACTCCAGGGAAAAAGTATTGTTAGGAAACAGCTTCCAGATTATCCGCCGTAATACCGACAAGTATACTGCCGAAGAACAATTCCAAAATTATCCCTTACATGAACTTTGGGATGAATGGTACATCGCATCGGGCCTGCAGCCTATTGACCTGTTCCTGCTTACCCATACTGAAAACTGCAGCCGTAAGCTGTTCCGGGATTTCCTGGACGATTATGTCTTTTACTACAAAGACTACATCCCTAATCCTTCCAAGAAGCACTATTACGACTGGAATCATCCGTTTTTGAATATATTGAAAGCGTTGATTTACAAATATCCATTTGCAGCCAAAAATGACTTCCTGATCGGTGCTGCTACCCATTTGTATTCCAATTTGCCGCAAAAACTGATCGATTTCGAGCAGCCACAGGACAACAATAATTATTATACCCAACAGGAGAGTGGCAACGGATGGCAGTCCCAGGGTTTCTTTGATGTATTTCTTAATGGCATCGAATTAAACACACTGACCCCTACCCAGGTAGCGGAAGTGTGGAACCTGTACCGCTGGCGCCAGTTTAACGGGCTTCCACAAAATGCTCCGCTCAACCTTCCGCCACTGTACCTTTATTGCCGTGCTTTTGAAAACAAAATTATCACCAAAGATGAACTGATTTCCGGCATACTGCATCCAAAGCGTATCGAAAACCTGACGAATGAACGGAAAGATGCACGCCACTATAAAGACCAGCTGATCAAAAAATTTGATTTCCTCTCCCCTATACTGGACACCATGCGTGAGGCCTTTCTGGATGTAGAACTGCTGCGTGGGGATAGCAGTACTCCGGTGACGCTACTTGTTCAAAGCTTCCGCAAAATCTATGGCAGCGATCGCTTTACTGAAATCCTGTCCGGGCTTGGCAAAGGAAGTCTTTACAAAGGGTACATCTATGCTTATAGCACGGAAGAACTCAACAAACAGCAATTGTTCAGTACCCTGCTCAAACGCTGCTACCCGAGAAAGGACGATACACAGGAACAGTTTAATGATTTGGTAAAAAAAGCCAAAATCGCCGAACTCCGATTGGTACAGGCCGCTATTTATGCTCCCCAATGGCAGAATTTCATCAGTAGTTACCTCGGATGGAAAGGGCTCGATTCCGCGATTTGGTGGATGCATGCCCATACAAAATCAGCCGGCTACCAGGCCGTAAATGCGGAACTGGAAAGTGAAGTGGCCAAATATTCGGCCGTAGACCTCCAGGATTTTAATGATGGTGCGGTCGACAAGAACTGGTTTGAAAGCGCATATAAACAATTGGGCAAAGCCAAATGGGAAATGCTTTACGATTCGGCCAAATACGTTACCGATGGTAATGGCCATCGCAGGGCAAGGCTCTATGCCGATACCTTACTCGGAGACCTGAAAATCCGGGAAGTTACGGCTAAGGTAAAAGACAAACGCGACCAGGATTACCTTCGGGTTTATGGGCTCGTGCCTTTGAGCAAGGCCAATCCTGAAAAGGATGTACTTTCCCGTTACGAATACATTCAGCAGTTTAAGAAAGAAAGCCGTGAATTCGGTTCTATGAAACAGGCCAGCGAAGGACTGGCAATTCGGGTGGCACTGGAAAACTTAGCACGGAATGCGGGTTATCCGGATCCAATACGCCTAACGTGGGCCATGGAAACCAAACAAGTCCAAAAAATCCTTTCCAAAGAAACACAAGTCACTATTGAGGGGATCCTTACCGGATTGATCATTGACGAGGAAGGAAAAGCGGAACTGGTTACCTTTAAAGACGACAAACAACTGAAAGCGATACCTGCTAAAATCAAAAAGCACCCGGCGATACTCGAACTGACCGCAAACCGCAAAGTACTGCGCGAACAGTTTACCCGATCCCGTAAAGGCCTGGAAGAAGCAATGGTTCGTGGGGATGAATTTCTCTATGTCGAAATACACAACCTTTTTGAGCATCCGGTGATTGCCAAGCACCTTGAAAAATTACTATTCATCAGTACTAACGGCACTATCGGATTTTATGAAAAAGGTAGCCTTATTACTGCAGATGGCGAAATTATTCTGCTATCCGAAGACCAGACCCTGCGTATCGTCCATTGTACCGACCTGTATCAGGCGGGCGTATGGAGCGCATTCCAGTCGTATGCTTTTGACCATCAGCTAAAACAGCCTTTTAAACAAATCTTCCGGGAGCTGTATGTCCCTACACCGGATGAACTGGAAGCAAAATCCATCTCCCGACGTTATGCCGGACATCAGGTACATCCGAAACAAACCCTGGCGCTATTGAAATCAAGAGGCTGGAAAGTGGATTACGAGGAAGGGTTACAGAAAGTATTCCATAAAGAAGGCTTCCAGGTAAAACTGTATGCCCTGGCTGACTGGTTTTCTCCTGCCGATGTAGAAAGCCCAACTTTGGAAACCATTGAATTCCATTCGTTGAAAGACTATAAGAATATTCCTTTTGAATCCATTAATCCCCGTCTCTTCTCCGAAGTGATGCGCGATATCGACCTGGTGGTTAGTGTGGCACATGTGGGAGCTACCGACCCTGAAGCCAGTCATTCTTCGATTGCAATGCGTTCGGTAATATTACGGGAAACGGCCCGACTGTTTAAACTCGATAATGTGACGATTACAGGAAGCCACGCCCTCATAAAAGGGACTTTGGCCGATTATAGTGTACACCTCGGGAGTGCTATTGTCCATCAGGTACCGGGAAAATACCTGTCGATCCTACCGGTACATTCCCAACACCGCGGACGCATCTTCCTGCCTTTTGCAGATGATGACCCAAAATCGGCTGAGGTGATTTCCAAAGTACTGCTCCTCGCAAGGGATCAGGAGATCCAGGATCCAACAGTACTCAGACAGATTGACCGTAAATAG